One stretch of Numenius arquata chromosome 8, bNumArq3.hap1.1, whole genome shotgun sequence DNA includes these proteins:
- the CRIP2 gene encoding cysteine-rich protein 2 produces the protein MASKCPKCDKTVYFAEKVSSLGKDWHKFCLKCERCNKTLTPGGHAEHDGKPFCHKPCYATLFGPKGVNIGGAGSYIYEKPQIEGQTAPGPIEHPVKVEERKVNAAPPKGPSKASSVTTFTGEPNMCPRCGKRVYFAEKVTSLGKDWHRPCLRCERCSKTLTPGGHAEHDGQPYCHKPCYGILFGPKGVNTGAVGSYIYDKDPEAKNQP, from the exons CCGAGAAGGTGTCCTCCCTGGGCAAGGACTGGCACAAGTTCTGCCTGAAGTGTGAGCGCTGCAACAAGACCCTGACCCCGGGCGGGCACGCCGAG cacGATGGGAAGCCCTTCTGCCACAAGCCCTGCTACGCCACGCTGTTCGGCCCCAAAG GGGTGAACATTGGTGGCGCCGGGTCCTACATCTATGAGAAGCCGCAGATCGAGGGGCAGACTGCTCCGGGACCCATCGAGCACCCGGTGAAGGTGGAGGAAAGGAAGGTGAACGCTGCACCTCCCAAGGGACCCAGCAAAG cctcCAGTGTTACTACCTTCACCGGGGAGCCCAACATGTGCCCGCGCTGTGGCAAGAGAGTCTACTTTG CTGAGAAGGTGACTTCTCTGGGGAAGGACTGGCACCGTCCCTGCCTACGCTGTGAGCGCTGCAGCAAGACACTGACCCCGGGGGGCCACGCCGAG CATGACGGACAGCCGTACTGCCACAAGCCCTGCTACGGGATCCTCTTCGGGCCCAAGG GCGTCAACACCGGAGCTGTGGGAAGCTACATCTATGACAAAGACCCTGAGGCGAAGAACCAGCCCTAG
- the CRIP1 gene encoding cysteine-rich protein 1, with the protein MPKCPRCQKEVYFAEKVTSLGKDWHRPCLRCEKCNKTLTSGGHAEHDGKPYCNHPCYAALFGPKGFGRGGAESHTFK; encoded by the exons ATGCCCAAGTGCCCCCGCTGCCAGAAGGAGGTCTACTTCG CCGAGAAGGTGACTTCTCTGGGGAAGGACTGGCACCGGCCCTGCTTGAGATGCGAGAAGTGTAACAAGACCCTGACATCTGGAGGCCATGCAGAG CACGATGGCAAGCCGTACTGCAACCACCCCTGCTACGCTGCCTTGTTCGGGCCCAAAG GGTTCGGCCGGGGAGGAGCTGAGAGCCACACGTTCAAGTAA